A window of Phenylobacterium sp. NIBR 498073 genomic DNA:
GGTCGACTTCTAGTCCGGGAGGCCGAGCGGACATGAGAAAGGCCGCGCCTGCTGGGCGCGGCCTTTTTTCATGCCGGGGCGTGGCTAGTGCTTGAGCGCGTTGCGCGCGGCCTCCTTGATGTCGCCGACGCCCTTCTGAATCTTGCCTTCGGTCTTCTCAAGGCCGCCCTCGGCTTCGAGACGGCGATTGCCTGTCGCCTTGCCCGCGGCCTGCTTGATGGAGCCAGCGGCTTCCTTGGCGGCGCCTTTGATCTGATCCTTGTGCATCACGTACTCCTCGCAACTGGTGCGAAGGAGTACGCGGCGCGGCGGCGATCGTTCCCTGGCTCAGGTCGTGGCCGAGGCGATCCAGCAGCGCGCCGAACGCCGTCCGCGCCGCCTTGCGGGCGCTTGAATCCTCCAGCATCCGCCGCGCAACGTCGCCGCCTGCAATCGCCTGGCCGACTGGAGGCGGGCCGAAGAACAACTGGCCGCGAAATGGTCGGGGCCCCGCCGCCCGCCTCTGTTCCTGCTCGAGGCGGGCGGCGTTTTTCTGCGGTGCGATGGGGCCTGAGAGTCCCGCACGTTGCACCTTGCGTCCGCGGCGGGTATCTCCCTCGTCGAATTCCCTGATCTTTTCGGCAGAGCGAGCGCGGACGCCTCATGGCGCAGCAGTATATTTTCCAGATGCAGGGCCTGACCAAGGCCTATCCCGGCGGCAAGAAGGTGTTCGAGAACATCTGGCTGTCGTTCTACTCCGACGCCAAGATCGGCGTGGTCGGGGTCAACGGCTCGGGCAAGTCGACCCTGCTGAAGATCATGGCCGGGATCGACAAGGAGTTTAACGGCGAGGCCAAGGCCGCCGACGGCGTGAAGATGGGCTACCTGCAGCAGGAGCCGCACCTCGACGAACAGCTGAACGTCTGGGGCAACGTCATCGCCTGGTGCGAAGAAAAGAAGATCTTCGACCGCTACAACGAGATCGCCGCCAAGCTCGGCGAGGACTATTCCGACGAGCTGATGGAGGAGATGACCGCCCTCCAGGAGAAGATCGACGCCGGCGATCTGTGGGACATCGACAGCCGCGTCGAGATGGCCATGGACGCCCTGCGCTGCCCGCCGAACGATTGGCCGGTGGACAAGCTGTCGGGCGGTGAGAAGCGCCGCGTGGCGTTGGCTCGCCTGCTGCTCTCCAAGCCGGACATGCTGCTGCTCGACGAACCGACCAACCACCTGGACGCCGAGTCCGTGGCCTGGCTGCAGCATCACCTGGAAGCCTTCCCGGGCTGCGTTATCCTCGTCACCCACGACCGCTACTTCCTCGACCAGGTCACCAAGTGGACGCTGGAGCTCGATCGCGGCAAGGGCCACCCGCACGAGGGCAACTACTCCAGCTGGCTGGAAGCCAAGACCAAGCGGATCGTCCAGGAGCAGTCGGAGTCCGAGGCCCGCCAGCGCGCCATGACCCGCGAACTGGAATGGGTGCGTTCGGGCGCCAAGGCCCGCCAGGCCAAGTCCAAGGCCCGTCTGGCCGCCTATGAGGACATGGTGCGCGAACAGGAGAACTCCCGTCAGGCGCAGACCTTCTCGACTATCCAGATTCCGCCGGGCCCGCGCCTGGGCAACGTGGTCATCGAGGCCAACAACCTGTCGAAGGCCTACGGCGACAAGGTGCTGTTCGAGAACCTCTCGTTCAGCCTGCCGCCGAACGGCATCGTCGGCGTCATCGGCCCTAACGGCGCCGGCAAATCGACGCTGTTCCGGATCATCACCGGTCAGGAGCAGCCCGACAGCGGGACCTTCCGTCTCGGCGAGACGGTGAAGCTCTCGTACGTGGACCAGAGCCGCGACGCGCTCGATCCCAACAAGACCATCTGGCAGGAGGTCTCCCAGGGCCTCGATATCCTCACGGTCGGCAAGCGCGAGATCAACACGCGCTCCTATGTGGGCTCGTTCAACTTCAAGGGCGGCGACCAGCAGAAGAAGGTCGGCCTGCTGTCGGGCGGTGAGCGCAACCGCGTCCACCTGGCCAAGACCCTGACCACCGGCGGCAACGTCATCCTGCTCGACGAACCGACCAACGACCTGGACATCGAAACCCTGCAGAACCTCGAAGAGGCGCTGGAGGAATTCGCCGGCTGCGCCGTGGTTATCTCCCACGACCGCTGGTTCCTCGACCGTCTGGCCACCCACATCTTGGCCTTCGAAGGCGACAGCCACGTCGAGTGGTTCGAAGGCAACTTCGAAGCCTACGAAGAGGACAAGAAGCGCCGCCTGGGCGCCGACAGCCTGATCCCGCACCGGATCAAGTTCCAGAAGTTCACGCGCTAGACGAGAGCTTCAACCAAACGATTGGGCCGGCGGAGACGCCGGCCTTTTTCGTTCCTAGGCGGCGCGGCCCACCACCACGCCGGTCATGCTGATGGCGCCCAGGTCGATGGCGTCGTTGAAGAACCTCACGGCGTCGTCCTGGCCCTGCGCCCCCAGTACATAG
This region includes:
- a CDS encoding CsbD family protein: MHKDQIKGAAKEAAGSIKQAAGKATGNRRLEAEGGLEKTEGKIQKGVGDIKEAARNALKH
- the ettA gene encoding energy-dependent translational throttle protein EttA, with translation MAQQYIFQMQGLTKAYPGGKKVFENIWLSFYSDAKIGVVGVNGSGKSTLLKIMAGIDKEFNGEAKAADGVKMGYLQQEPHLDEQLNVWGNVIAWCEEKKIFDRYNEIAAKLGEDYSDELMEEMTALQEKIDAGDLWDIDSRVEMAMDALRCPPNDWPVDKLSGGEKRRVALARLLLSKPDMLLLDEPTNHLDAESVAWLQHHLEAFPGCVILVTHDRYFLDQVTKWTLELDRGKGHPHEGNYSSWLEAKTKRIVQEQSESEARQRAMTRELEWVRSGAKARQAKSKARLAAYEDMVREQENSRQAQTFSTIQIPPGPRLGNVVIEANNLSKAYGDKVLFENLSFSLPPNGIVGVIGPNGAGKSTLFRIITGQEQPDSGTFRLGETVKLSYVDQSRDALDPNKTIWQEVSQGLDILTVGKREINTRSYVGSFNFKGGDQQKKVGLLSGGERNRVHLAKTLTTGGNVILLDEPTNDLDIETLQNLEEALEEFAGCAVVISHDRWFLDRLATHILAFEGDSHVEWFEGNFEAYEEDKKRRLGADSLIPHRIKFQKFTR